From the genome of Ziziphus jujuba cultivar Dongzao chromosome 6, ASM3175591v1, one region includes:
- the LOC107430101 gene encoding uncharacterized protein LOC107430101, translating into MASAKDADPTLGYLTRKDTEVKLPRPTRVKNKTPAPIQITAEQILREARERQEAEIRPPKQKITDSTELADYRLRKRKEFEDLIRRVRWNTSVWIKYAQWEESQKDFNRARSVWERALEVDYRNHTLWLKYAEVEMKNKFINHARNVWDRAVTLLPRVDQLWYKYIHMEEILGNVAGARQIFERWMGWMPDQQGWLSYIKFELRYNEIDRARAIFERFVQCHPKVGAWIRYAKFEMKNGEIARCRNVYERAVEILADDEEAEQLFVAFAEFEERCKETERARCIYKFALDHIPKGRAEDLYRKFVAFEKQYGDKEGIEDAIVGKRRFQYEDDVRKNPFNYDAWFDYIRLEESVGNKARIREVYERAIANVPPAEEKRYWQRYIYLWINYALYEELDAEDMERTRDVYRECLKLIPHEKFSFAKIWLLAAQFEIRQLNLKGARLILGNAIGKAPKDKIFKKYIEIELQLGNIDRCRKLYEKYLEWAPENCYAWSKYAELEKSLSETERARSIFELAIAQPALDMPELLWKAYIDFEISEGEFERTRELYERLLDRTKHLKVWLSYAKFEASSMEESDLTEEQKKQCVLHARRVFEKAINYYRTSAPELKEERAMLLEEWLNMEVNFGEFGDVSLVQSKLPKKLKKRRQILAEDGPVGLEEYIDYLFPEETQTTNLKILEAAYKWKKQKVSTDED; encoded by the exons ATGGCCTCAGCCAAAGACGCCGACCCAACATTGGGTTACCTGACCCGCAAAGACACGGAGGTCAAGCTTCCACGTCCGACTAGGGTTAAGAACAAAACCCCAGCCCCAATCCAAATCACCGCCGAGCAGATCCTCCGCGAAGCCCGAGAACGTCAAGAGGCCGAAATCCGACCTCCCAAGCAGAAAATCACCGACTCCACCGAGCTCGCCGATTACCGTCTCCGCAAGCGCAAGGAATTCGAGGACCTAATCCGGCGAGTCCGATGGAACACCAGCGTTTGGATAAAGTACGCACAGTGGGAGGAGTCCCAGAAGGACTTCAATCGCGCTCGCTCCGTTTGGGAACGAGCTTTAGAGGTCGATTACAGGAACCACACGCTCTGGCTCAAGTACGCCGAGGTCGAGATGAAGAACAAGTTCATAAACCATGCCAGGAACGTCTGGGACCGTGCCGTCACTCTGTTGCCGAGGGTGGACCAGCTGTGGTACAAGTACATCCACATGGAGGAGATTCTCGGCAATGTCGCCGGAGCGAGGCAGATTTTTGAGAGATGGATGGGTTGGATGCCGGACCAGCAAGGGTGGCTCTCCTACATCAAATTCGAGCTCCGGTACAATGAGATTGATCGGGCCAGAGCGATTTTCGAGCGGTTCGTTCAGTGTCACCCAAAGGTCGGAGCTTGGATACGCTATGCAAAATTCGAGATGAAGAATGGGGAAATCGCTAGGTGTAGGAATGTGTATGAGAGGGCGGTGGAGATATTGGCTGATGATGAGGAAGCAGAGCAACTGTTCGTTGCGTTTGCTGAATTCGAGGAGCGTTGCAAAGAAACGGAGAGAGCTAGGTGTATATATAAGTTTGCACTTGATCATATACCCAAAGGGAGGGCTGAGGATTTGTATAGGAAATTTGTGGCATTTGAGAAACAGTATGGAGATAAGGAAGGGATTGAGGATGCTATAGTGGGGAAGAGACGGTTTCAGTATGAGGATGACGTGAGAAAGAACCCTTTCAACTATGATGCTTGGTTCGATTATATTCGGCTTGAAGAGAGCGTGGGGAATAAAGCTAGGATTAGGGAAGTTTATGAACGAGCCATTGCGAATGTTCCTCCAGCTGAGGAGAAGCGGTATTGGCAGCGGTACATTTACTTGTG GATTAACTATGCGTTGTATGAGGAGCTTGATGCTGAAGACATGGAACGTACAAGAGATGTGTATAG GGAGTGTCTCAAACTGATTCCACATGAGAAATTCTCATTTGCAAAAATCTGGCTTCTTGCTGCTCAGTTTGAAATACGACAGTTGAATCTCAAGGGTGCACGGCTAATACTTGGTAATGCGATTGGAAAAGCTCCTAAAGATAAG atatttaagaaatatatagAGATTGAATTACAGCTTGGGAACATAGACCGCTGTCGAAAATTATATGAGAAATATTTGGAGTGGGCACCGGAGAACTGTTATGCATGGAGCAAATATGCTGAGTTGGAAAAATCTCTATCAGAGACAGAGCGTGCAAGAAGCATATTTGAGCTTGCAATTGCTCAACCTGCTCTTGACATGCCAGAATTATTGTGGAAG gCATATATAGACTTTGAAATATCAGAGGGTGAATTTGAAAGAACCAGAGAATTGTATGAGAGATTATTAGACCGGACAAAACATCTGAAGGTCTGGTTAAGCTATGCAAAGTTTGAGGCATCTTCTATGGAGGAAAGCGATTTGACAGAGGAGCAAAAGAAACAATGTGTTTTGCATGCAAGAA GAGTTTTTGAAAAGGCCATCAATTATTACAGAACTTCAGCACCTGAATTGAAAGAAGAAAGAGCCATGCTGCTGGAAGAATGGTTGAACATGGAGGTAAACTTTGGTGAATTTGGGGATGTTAGCCTAGTTCAATCCAAGTTGCCAAAGAAACTGAAAAAGAGGAGGCAAATATTAGCTGAAGATGGTCCTGTTGG GTTGGAGGAATACATTGATTACCTGTTCCCGGAGGAAACACAAACTACAAATCTGAAGATATTGGAGGCTGCATACAAGTGGAAGAAGCAGAAAGTATCTACAGACGAGGATTAG